The following are encoded in a window of Amycolatopsis lexingtonensis genomic DNA:
- a CDS encoding PLP-dependent cysteine synthase family protein — MRTSRNGNQQATIATPLVPDSPGRFLKCEFLHPGRSHKARVARCLVDDAEAAGFVGGPGGRVLLERTGGNLGVGLAVEASVRGYALTLVTDSGYSAAKKSLARRLGATVLDRDTDFPGAQDNGEAVAELLATDRDRYHYLNQFGNPANPATHESFTGPEVAHQLQLADVPEEATVVLVSGLGTGATMRGVSTALRRTFRAVRTVGVEPPHCDLRAGRYGEHSIQGIAVGQAAPFFPVAELDEVIPVSERDLAIAKQRLMSNHRFDVGPSSLANYAALVRVDEVYRDVHDHVLLTFLFDRGEDYG, encoded by the coding sequence TCAGCAGGCGACCATCGCCACCCCCCTGGTACCGGACAGCCCAGGCCGTTTTCTCAAGTGCGAGTTCCTGCACCCCGGCCGCAGCCACAAGGCCAGAGTCGCCCGCTGCCTCGTGGATGACGCCGAGGCGGCCGGGTTCGTCGGTGGCCCCGGCGGCCGGGTTCTGCTCGAGCGCACCGGCGGCAACCTCGGTGTCGGCTTGGCCGTGGAAGCCTCGGTCCGCGGGTACGCGTTGACCCTGGTGACCGACTCGGGCTACTCGGCAGCCAAGAAATCCCTGGCGCGACGCCTTGGTGCCACGGTATTGGACCGGGACACCGACTTCCCCGGCGCTCAGGACAACGGCGAGGCTGTCGCCGAACTGCTCGCGACCGACCGCGACCGCTACCACTACCTGAACCAGTTCGGCAATCCGGCGAATCCCGCGACCCACGAATCCTTCACCGGGCCCGAGGTCGCGCATCAGCTGCAGCTGGCCGACGTGCCGGAAGAGGCCACCGTCGTCCTGGTCAGCGGCCTGGGAACCGGCGCAACGATGCGAGGTGTCAGCACGGCGCTGAGGAGAACATTCCGTGCGGTCCGCACCGTTGGCGTCGAACCACCCCATTGCGACCTGCGCGCCGGTCGCTACGGGGAGCACTCGATCCAAGGGATCGCCGTAGGCCAAGCAGCACCCTTCTTCCCGGTCGCCGAACTCGACGAAGTCATTCCCGTCTCGGAACGCGACCTGGCCATCGCCAAGCAGCGCCTGATGAGTAACCACCGTTTCGACGTCGGTCCGAGCAGTCTCGCCAACTACGCGGCGCTGGTCCGGGTCGACGAGGTCTACCGCGACGTCCACGACCACGTCCTGCTCACCTTCCTGTTCGACCGAGGAGAAGACTATGGGTGA
- a CDS encoding serine O-acetyltransferase: MGDHLLMRVSADAVALTGPVLPLLDDAGIPARLVREAVLRVVPTVMEDLQSLTMRDAAGHTDPNYVYGSYLSFHALLAYRVAHSVHSLALPGKQHFPVDRRVAGAARRISEEAKVRTGVEIHPAAVIGRRMVIDHGWGTVIGEHARVGEDCYFLQNVVLGGRKIGVPTSPSRPRHPRIGNRVVIAGDVYIFGPVTIGDDCRIDPGAHITSSIPAGSRVRVVTKLQTVEQGAASQTTVPL; encoded by the coding sequence ATGGGTGATCACCTGCTCATGCGGGTCTCAGCTGACGCCGTCGCCCTCACTGGTCCTGTCCTTCCCCTTCTGGACGACGCGGGAATACCGGCGCGTCTCGTGCGCGAGGCCGTCTTGCGGGTCGTGCCAACCGTCATGGAAGACCTCCAGTCGCTGACGATGCGTGACGCGGCGGGCCACACCGATCCAAACTACGTGTACGGCAGCTATCTGAGCTTTCACGCGCTTTTGGCGTACCGGGTCGCCCACTCGGTCCACTCGTTGGCCCTACCGGGCAAGCAGCACTTTCCGGTCGACCGCCGGGTCGCCGGCGCAGCCCGGCGGATATCAGAGGAAGCCAAGGTCCGCACCGGGGTGGAGATTCACCCGGCCGCCGTGATCGGGCGCCGGATGGTGATCGACCACGGATGGGGCACAGTGATCGGCGAACACGCCCGGGTCGGGGAAGACTGCTACTTCCTGCAGAATGTCGTGCTCGGCGGTCGCAAGATCGGTGTTCCCACCAGCCCTTCGCGACCGCGGCACCCCAGAATCGGCAACCGTGTGGTCATCGCGGGGGACGTCTACATCTTCGGGCCGGTCACCATTGGCGATGACTGCCGAATCGATCCAGGCGCGCACATCACGTCCAGCATCCCGGCCGGATCCAGGGTGCGCGTGGTCACGAAGCTCCAGACAGTCGAGCAGGGTGCGGCGTCGCAGACGACGGTTCCGCTGTGA